Proteins from a genomic interval of Bradyrhizobium sp. CCGB01:
- a CDS encoding transglutaminase family protein: MRLRIQHTTTYRYEPPATSVIQILRMTPGSHDGQYVAEWQIDVSTDTRLDTHEDAFGNVTHVLSCGPVGDIKITAEGLIETHDTGGVLRGADERFPAGMFLRATDLTGVNPAMTAVARQLRSEAESDTLGFLHTLMTQISDHMTFDEDPTNSGTSAADAFTLKRGVCQDYAHIFIACARSGGVPARFVSGHFLRSDGTVHQDAGHAWAEAYVEGLGWVGFDPANCICTTDAHVRVAIGLDYLGAAPVRGTRYGGGAETLTVAVKVEQAGRGGQSQSQSQRQS, translated from the coding sequence ATGCGCCTGCGAATCCAGCACACCACGACCTATCGCTACGAGCCGCCGGCCACCAGCGTGATCCAGATCCTGCGCATGACGCCCGGCAGCCATGACGGGCAATATGTGGCGGAGTGGCAGATCGACGTCTCGACCGACACCAGGCTCGACACTCATGAGGACGCCTTCGGCAACGTCACCCACGTGCTGTCCTGCGGACCCGTCGGCGACATCAAGATCACTGCCGAGGGCCTGATCGAGACCCACGACACCGGCGGCGTGCTGCGCGGCGCCGACGAGCGCTTTCCGGCCGGCATGTTCTTGCGCGCCACCGACCTTACCGGGGTCAATCCCGCGATGACGGCGGTCGCGCGGCAGTTGCGCAGCGAAGCCGAGAGCGACACGCTCGGCTTCCTGCACACGCTGATGACGCAGATCAGCGACCACATGACCTTCGACGAGGATCCAACCAACAGCGGCACGTCGGCGGCCGATGCGTTCACGCTCAAGCGCGGCGTCTGCCAGGACTACGCGCACATCTTCATCGCCTGCGCCCGCAGCGGCGGCGTGCCGGCGCGCTTCGTTTCCGGCCATTTCCTGCGCTCGGATGGCACGGTGCACCAGGATGCCGGCCATGCCTGGGCGGAAGCTTACGTCGAGGGTCTCGGCTGGGTCGGCTTCGATCCCGCCAACTGCATCTGCACCACCGACGCCCATGTCCGCGTCGCGATCGGGCTCGACTATCTCGGCGCAGCCCCCGTGCGCGGCACCCGCTATGGCGGCGGTGCGGAGACGCTGACGGTGGCCGTGAAGGTCGAGCAGGCCGGCCGCGGCGGGCAATCACAATCGCAGTCCCAGCGGCAGAGCTAG
- a CDS encoding acyl-CoA dehydrogenase family protein translates to MRLQERISHHSVPLRDPQEDILAGIRELAPEIKVRAAEIETARRIPPDIVERLRYLGLFRMFVPRSQGGLELDFPAGLEVIKAVTRLDGSMGWISIVAGIGSLIVAAARPELYQRIYQNGPDVAVCGSSQPNGTAERVADGYRVKGRWPFASGCTHADWIGGFCIVTENGKPVPGPQGKPQIRAVALPARDWEIEDTWYAAGLEGTGSHHITLRERIVPEEHLFDIDAAPRLSGPLYQALRQWLPIVHGAFSVSMAEGTVDDLLALAHTGKQQLYAATPMRESETFQYELGRISAGLRAAQAFHEVQVASHWRRALAGTLKDDDVMIEGARSAVWLATTCVGIADACFALAGSGAVYDDSPLQRRLRDLHIGAQHAHAQQRQYVDIGKLALRRSAGHAG, encoded by the coding sequence ATGCGGCTTCAAGAAAGAATCAGCCATCATTCCGTGCCACTGCGTGATCCCCAAGAGGACATCCTTGCGGGCATCCGAGAACTGGCCCCCGAGATCAAGGTACGCGCCGCCGAGATCGAGACTGCGCGCCGGATTCCGCCTGACATCGTGGAACGGCTGAGATATCTCGGGCTCTTTCGCATGTTCGTGCCGCGAAGCCAGGGTGGGCTGGAGCTCGATTTTCCGGCTGGCCTCGAGGTCATCAAGGCGGTGACCCGTCTTGACGGCTCAATGGGCTGGATCTCGATCGTCGCCGGAATCGGCAGCCTCATCGTCGCCGCGGCCCGCCCTGAATTGTACCAGCGCATCTATCAGAACGGACCGGATGTGGCGGTCTGCGGCTCATCTCAGCCGAATGGCACGGCAGAGCGCGTGGCGGACGGCTATCGCGTCAAGGGCCGCTGGCCGTTCGCGAGCGGTTGCACGCATGCCGACTGGATCGGCGGCTTCTGCATCGTCACCGAAAACGGCAAACCGGTCCCCGGCCCGCAGGGCAAGCCTCAGATTCGCGCCGTCGCGCTGCCGGCGCGCGACTGGGAGATCGAGGACACCTGGTACGCGGCGGGCCTCGAGGGCACCGGCAGCCATCACATCACGCTGCGGGAAAGGATCGTTCCCGAGGAACATTTGTTCGATATCGATGCCGCCCCGCGCCTGTCGGGCCCGCTCTATCAGGCGCTGCGGCAATGGCTGCCGATCGTGCATGGCGCATTCTCGGTGAGCATGGCCGAGGGCACCGTCGATGACCTGCTCGCGCTGGCCCATACCGGGAAGCAGCAATTGTATGCGGCCACCCCGATGCGCGAGTCCGAGACCTTCCAGTACGAGCTCGGCCGGATTTCCGCCGGCCTCAGGGCCGCGCAGGCCTTCCACGAGGTTCAGGTCGCCAGCCATTGGCGCCGCGCGCTGGCGGGAACGCTGAAGGACGATGACGTCATGATCGAGGGCGCCCGGTCCGCGGTCTGGCTCGCCACCACCTGCGTCGGCATTGCGGACGCCTGCTTTGCGCTGGCCGGAAGCGGCGCGGTCTACGACGACTCGCCGCTGCAGCGGCGCCTGCGCGATCTTCACATCGGCGCGCAGCATGCTCACGCGCAGCAACGGCAATATGTTGACATCGGCAAGCTCGCCTTGCGCCGGTCGGCCGGGCATGCCGGTTGA
- a CDS encoding carboxymuconolactone decarboxylase family protein has translation MATVKLLSDDELSPEARAVFDDIRKVRKSDFVNNFWRALAHDPKTLRRTWESIKEVMAPGALDPKVKEMLYVAVSIAHGCSYCIHSHTAGARAKGMTEAEYGELLAIVGMAAETNRLVTALGVPVDEAFLVDAAD, from the coding sequence ATGGCGACCGTAAAGCTGCTGTCCGACGATGAGCTCTCCCCTGAAGCGCGCGCCGTTTTCGACGACATCCGCAAGGTGCGGAAGTCGGACTTCGTCAACAATTTCTGGCGCGCGCTGGCGCATGATCCGAAGACGCTGCGGCGGACCTGGGAAAGCATCAAGGAGGTGATGGCTCCCGGCGCGCTCGATCCCAAGGTCAAGGAAATGCTCTATGTCGCGGTTTCGATCGCGCATGGCTGCAGCTACTGCATCCATTCCCACACCGCCGGCGCACGGGCCAAGGGCATGACCGAGGCCGAATATGGCGAGTTGCTCGCCATCGTCGGCATGGCCGCGGAGACGAACCGGCTGGTCACGGCGCTCGGCGTTCCCGTCGACGAGGCGTTTCTGGTCGATGCGGCTGACTGA
- a CDS encoding proteasome-type protease, whose protein sequence is MTYCCGILVRDGLVMIADTRTNAGLDNVSTFRKLHIFSKPGDRIMAIASAGNLAISQSVLSTLTEGLEDPNTGELETLMNAPTMFQAAQRIGRAIRAVHATEGPALRSEDVSFDVSFLFGGQIKGARMRLFMVYTAGNFIECTTDTPYLQIGEHKYGKPVLDRAMHYDVELYEALKTGLISMDSTMRSNLGVGLPIDVLVVRADACDADLNHRIEAGEPYFHDLRSRWSAALRAAHQNIPRPPYKNEKEPKT, encoded by the coding sequence ATGACCTATTGTTGCGGAATTCTGGTTCGGGACGGGCTCGTCATGATCGCCGACACCCGCACCAATGCCGGCCTCGACAATGTCTCGACCTTCCGCAAGCTCCATATCTTCTCCAAGCCCGGCGACCGCATCATGGCGATCGCCAGCGCCGGCAACCTCGCCATCAGCCAGTCGGTGCTGTCGACGCTGACCGAAGGCCTGGAAGACCCCAACACGGGCGAGCTCGAGACGCTGATGAACGCGCCGACCATGTTCCAGGCCGCCCAGCGCATCGGCCGGGCGATCCGCGCGGTGCACGCCACCGAAGGTCCGGCGCTGCGATCCGAAGACGTCTCCTTCGACGTCTCGTTCCTGTTCGGCGGCCAGATCAAGGGCGCCCGGATGCGCCTGTTCATGGTCTACACCGCAGGCAATTTCATCGAGTGCACCACCGACACCCCTTACCTGCAGATCGGCGAGCACAAATACGGCAAGCCGGTGCTCGACCGTGCCATGCATTACGACGTCGAGCTCTACGAGGCGCTGAAGACCGGCCTGATCTCGATGGACTCGACCATGCGCTCCAATCTCGGCGTCGGCCTGCCGATCGACGTGCTGGTGGTGCGCGCCGACGCCTGCGATGCCGATCTCAACCACCGCATCGAGGCGGGCGAGCCCTATTTCCACGACCTGCGCTCGCGCTGGTCGGCAGCACTGCGCGCGGCGCACCAGAACATTCCGCGGCCGCCCTACAAGAACGAAAAAGAACCCAAAACCTGA
- a CDS encoding SDR family oxidoreductase yields MSEAKKIAVVTGAGTGVGRAASLALMNTGFTVVLVGRRLDMLEETAKLGPAGKSLCVTADMTKPDSIAALFDKVKATYGRLDVLFNNAGMGAPAVNFEDLSLEQWQAVVNTNLTGPFLCTQHAFRIMKDQSPRGGRIINNGSISAHAPRPFSAAYTSTKHAITGLTKASNLDGRMYDIAVGQVDIGNAATPMTDRMVNGPGVLQPDGTTKHEPRMDAKAVGDAVAYMAGLPLDANVLTMTVMATKMPFVGRG; encoded by the coding sequence ATGAGTGAAGCAAAAAAGATCGCAGTGGTGACGGGCGCCGGCACCGGTGTCGGGCGCGCGGCATCGCTGGCGCTGATGAACACCGGCTTCACCGTGGTGCTGGTCGGGCGCCGCCTCGACATGCTCGAGGAGACCGCCAAGCTCGGCCCCGCCGGCAAGAGCCTGTGCGTCACCGCCGACATGACCAAGCCGGATTCGATTGCCGCGCTGTTCGACAAGGTGAAGGCGACCTATGGCCGCCTCGACGTGCTCTTCAACAATGCCGGCATGGGCGCGCCGGCCGTCAACTTCGAGGACCTCAGCCTCGAGCAGTGGCAGGCGGTGGTGAACACCAACCTCACCGGCCCCTTCCTGTGCACCCAGCACGCCTTCCGCATCATGAAGGACCAGAGCCCGCGCGGCGGCCGCATCATCAACAATGGCTCGATCTCGGCGCATGCGCCGCGGCCGTTCTCGGCGGCCTACACCTCGACCAAGCACGCCATCACGGGCCTCACCAAGGCCTCTAACCTCGACGGCCGCATGTACGACATCGCGGTCGGCCAGGTCGACATCGGCAATGCCGCGACCCCGATGACCGACCGCATGGTCAACGGCCCCGGCGTGCTGCAGCCCGATGGCACCACCAAGCACGAGCCGCGCATGGATGCGAAAGCGGTCGGCGATGCCGTCGCCTACATGGCCGGCCTGCCGCTCGATGCCAACGTGCTGACCATGACGGTCATGGCGACCAAGATGCCGTTCGTCGGCCGGGGCTGA
- a CDS encoding MFS transporter, whose protein sequence is MPEQPTSTSPPVSARALLAHRAFLFFLLSRSLSRFSSQIAAVAIGWQIYDLTGSAFDLGMVGLVQFLPTALLVFVAGHAADRFERKRVVQLCQLVEAATALYLAIITYLGAVSEVQIFIATFVLGIAGAFESPTTAALLPLIAPQGSLQRATAVASGAGQVATITGPALGGFAYAIAPHLAYAVMVLFWIFGMILTGFIRPRPQAVAKEGTGSDNIFAGVRFIRRNPAILGTISLDLFAVLFGGVTALLPIYARDILQTGPVGLGVLRAAPAVGALLMTMVLARHAISRHVGLRMFQAVIVFGVATVVFALSSWMWLSVLALAVLGAADTISVVIRFSLVQLATPDEMRGRVGAVNFLFINASNQLGQFESGVAAALLGAMPAAVLGGVCTVAVALLWMKLFPSLRQVESLE, encoded by the coding sequence ATGCCAGAGCAGCCAACATCAACCAGTCCGCCGGTCAGTGCCCGTGCGCTCCTCGCCCACCGCGCCTTCCTGTTCTTCCTGCTCTCGCGCAGCCTGTCGCGCTTCTCCAGCCAGATCGCGGCGGTCGCGATCGGCTGGCAGATCTATGATCTCACCGGCTCGGCCTTCGACCTCGGCATGGTCGGCCTCGTGCAATTCCTGCCCACCGCGCTGCTCGTGTTCGTCGCCGGCCACGCCGCCGACCGCTTTGAGCGCAAGCGCGTGGTCCAGCTCTGCCAGCTCGTAGAAGCCGCGACCGCGCTCTATCTCGCAATCATCACCTATCTCGGCGCGGTCAGCGAGGTGCAGATCTTCATCGCAACCTTCGTGCTCGGCATCGCCGGCGCGTTCGAGAGCCCGACCACGGCGGCGCTGCTGCCGCTGATCGCGCCGCAGGGATCGCTCCAGCGCGCCACGGCCGTCGCGAGCGGCGCGGGGCAGGTCGCGACCATCACCGGCCCGGCGCTCGGCGGCTTCGCGTACGCGATCGCGCCGCATCTGGCCTATGCCGTGATGGTGCTGTTCTGGATTTTCGGGATGATCCTGACCGGCTTCATCCGGCCGCGCCCGCAGGCGGTCGCCAAGGAGGGGACGGGCTCGGACAACATCTTTGCCGGCGTCCGCTTCATCCGCCGCAACCCGGCGATCCTCGGCACCATCTCGCTCGATCTGTTCGCGGTGCTGTTCGGCGGCGTCACCGCGCTGCTGCCGATCTATGCCCGCGACATCCTCCAGACCGGCCCGGTCGGGCTCGGCGTGCTGCGCGCCGCGCCCGCGGTCGGTGCGTTGTTGATGACCATGGTGCTGGCGCGTCACGCCATCTCGCGGCATGTGGGCCTGCGCATGTTCCAGGCCGTGATCGTGTTCGGCGTTGCCACGGTCGTGTTCGCGCTGTCGTCCTGGATGTGGCTGTCGGTGCTCGCGCTTGCCGTGCTCGGCGCGGCCGATACGATCAGTGTCGTGATCCGCTTCTCGCTGGTGCAGCTCGCCACGCCCGACGAGATGCGCGGCCGGGTCGGCGCAGTGAATTTCCTCTTCATCAACGCCTCGAACCAGCTCGGCCAGTTCGAGAGCGGCGTCGCGGCCGCGCTGCTCGGTGCCATGCCTGCCGCAGTCCTCGGCGGCGTCTGCACCGTCGCGGTGGCGCTGCTGTGGATGAAGCTGTTTCCGAGCCTGCGGCAGGTGGAGAGCCTGGAGTAA
- a CDS encoding NupC/NupG family nucleoside CNT transporter: MLRLQSALGIFALLLIAFALAENRRAVSLRQAAIGLVATFVTAAVLLKVPVVARAFGAINDAVGAISAASRAGSSFVFGYIGGGPLPFDAKVPGADFILAFQALPIVLVMSVLTTLLFYWRVLPPVVRGMAWLLERTLGVGGAVGLSTAANIFLGMVEAPLFVRPYLKQMTRSELFLVMTGGMAGIAGTVLVLYATLLAPLIPDAAAHFVIASVLGAPAAILVSLIMVPETSDKRTGGALEDPEMEVASTMDAIVKGTSAGIELLINIVAMLLVLVALVYLVNAMLGLLPDIGGAAISLQRLLGLVMAPVCWLMGLPWDQAVTAGSLMGTKTVLNELIAYVDFSKLSSDALDPRSRLIMLYAMCGFANFASLGIMIGGLGVMAPGRREEINALGLKSIVSGTLTTCLMGAVVGVLA, encoded by the coding sequence ATGCTGCGCTTGCAATCGGCACTCGGCATTTTCGCATTGCTGTTGATAGCCTTCGCGCTGGCGGAGAATCGGCGCGCCGTCTCGCTGCGGCAGGCGGCGATCGGCCTCGTCGCGACCTTCGTCACCGCGGCCGTCCTCCTGAAAGTGCCCGTCGTCGCACGAGCTTTTGGGGCGATCAACGACGCGGTCGGCGCGATCTCCGCGGCCTCGCGCGCCGGCTCCTCCTTCGTGTTCGGCTATATCGGGGGCGGTCCCCTGCCCTTCGACGCGAAGGTGCCTGGCGCCGATTTCATCCTGGCGTTCCAGGCGCTGCCGATCGTGCTGGTCATGAGCGTGCTGACGACGCTGCTGTTCTATTGGCGCGTGCTGCCGCCGGTCGTGCGCGGCATGGCGTGGCTGCTCGAACGGACGCTGGGGGTCGGCGGCGCGGTCGGGCTCTCGACCGCCGCCAACATCTTCCTCGGCATGGTCGAGGCGCCGCTGTTCGTGCGGCCGTATCTTAAGCAGATGACGCGCAGCGAATTATTCCTGGTGATGACCGGCGGCATGGCCGGCATCGCCGGCACGGTGCTGGTGCTCTATGCGACGCTCCTTGCTCCGCTCATTCCTGACGCCGCCGCGCATTTCGTCATCGCCTCCGTGCTGGGCGCGCCGGCCGCGATCCTCGTCAGCCTGATCATGGTGCCGGAGACATCCGACAAGCGCACCGGCGGCGCGCTGGAAGATCCCGAGATGGAGGTCGCCAGCACGATGGATGCGATCGTGAAGGGGACGAGTGCGGGGATCGAACTGCTGATCAACATCGTCGCTATGCTGCTGGTGCTGGTGGCGCTGGTCTATCTCGTCAACGCCATGCTGGGCCTGCTGCCCGATATCGGCGGCGCCGCGATCTCGTTGCAGCGCCTGCTCGGCCTCGTGATGGCGCCGGTGTGCTGGCTGATGGGGCTGCCCTGGGACCAGGCCGTGACGGCCGGCAGCCTGATGGGCACCAAGACCGTGCTCAACGAGCTGATCGCCTATGTCGACTTCTCGAAGCTGTCGTCCGACGCGCTCGATCCGCGCTCGCGCCTGATCATGCTCTACGCGATGTGCGGCTTCGCCAATTTCGCCAGCCTCGGCATCATGATCGGCGGCCTGGGTGTGATGGCGCCGGGGCGCCGCGAGGAGATCAACGCGCTCGGATTGAAGTCGATCGTGTCGGGGACGCTGACGACGTGCCTGATGGGGGCGGTGGTGGGGGTGTTGGCGTAG
- a CDS encoding cupin domain-containing protein encodes MAKKAKSRSAAQAAVKKRSGAKAPARSSARKAVKAKAHTTPAKSSAKKPARPRQRIAISHHREEDFKADGLRAYAKYRDLGIAEASHGLAQAHVIRLQGPCDPAEVSKLHFHDVEFQMVYVLKGWVKTYMDGQGETLMKEGSAWTQPPKIKHMILDYSDDVELLEVILPAEFKTVELKA; translated from the coding sequence ATGGCCAAGAAAGCAAAATCGCGCAGCGCAGCCCAGGCCGCGGTGAAGAAGCGGAGCGGAGCCAAGGCTCCCGCGAGATCATCCGCGCGCAAGGCCGTCAAGGCGAAGGCGCACACGACGCCTGCCAAGTCCTCCGCGAAAAAGCCCGCACGTCCCAGACAGCGCATCGCCATCAGCCATCACCGCGAGGAAGATTTCAAGGCCGACGGCCTGCGCGCCTACGCCAAGTACCGCGACCTCGGCATTGCCGAAGCCAGTCACGGCCTCGCGCAAGCGCACGTCATCCGCCTGCAAGGCCCCTGCGATCCCGCCGAAGTGTCGAAGCTGCACTTCCACGACGTCGAATTCCAGATGGTCTACGTGCTCAAGGGCTGGGTGAAGACCTACATGGATGGCCAGGGCGAAACGCTGATGAAGGAAGGTAGCGCCTGGACCCAGCCGCCGAAAATCAAGCACATGATTTTGGATTACTCGGATGACGTCGAGCTGCTGGAGGTGATTTTGCCGGCGGAGTTCAAGACGGTGGAGCTGAAGGCGTAG
- a CDS encoding usg protein, which produces MGLRSGGVSEDFRKQLLGYGLTTAQILYRMPDHPSLLQTYVWQNYDMFPKFPALKDFLAFWQERLDGPLHSVTVAHSKLIRPAELRAVDGVFRLH; this is translated from the coding sequence ATGGGCTTGCGGAGTGGGGGCGTTTCCGAGGACTTCCGGAAACAGCTTTTGGGTTACGGGCTGACGACCGCGCAAATTCTCTATCGGATGCCGGATCATCCCTCGCTGCTCCAGACTTACGTCTGGCAGAACTACGACATGTTTCCAAAATTTCCGGCGCTGAAGGATTTCCTGGCGTTCTGGCAGGAGAGGCTCGACGGTCCGCTCCATTCGGTGACCGTGGCGCATTCCAAGCTGATCAGGCCGGCCGAGCTGCGCGCGGTGGACGGCGTGTTCCGGCTGCATTGA
- a CDS encoding co-chaperone GroES produces the protein MKFRPLHDRVVVKRIDAEEKTAGGIIIPDTAKEKPSQGEVVAVGPGGRDEAGKLIPIDLKVGDRVLFGKWSGTEVKIDNVDLLIMKESDIMGVLDVPASKKKAA, from the coding sequence ATGAAATTCCGTCCGCTTCACGACCGCGTCGTGGTCAAGCGTATCGACGCAGAAGAGAAGACCGCCGGCGGCATCATCATCCCCGACACTGCCAAGGAAAAGCCCTCCCAGGGTGAAGTCGTCGCCGTCGGCCCGGGTGGCCGCGACGAAGCCGGCAAGCTGATCCCGATCGACCTGAAGGTCGGCGACCGTGTGCTGTTCGGCAAGTGGTCGGGCACCGAGGTCAAGATCGACAACGTCGATCTGCTGATCATGAAGGAAAGCGACATCATGGGCGTCCTCGACGTCCCCGCTTCCAAGAAGAAGGCGGCCTAA
- the groL gene encoding chaperonin GroEL (60 kDa chaperone family; promotes refolding of misfolded polypeptides especially under stressful conditions; forms two stacked rings of heptamers to form a barrel-shaped 14mer; ends can be capped by GroES; misfolded proteins enter the barrel where they are refolded when GroES binds): MAAKEVKFSVEARDKMLRGVDVLANAVKVTLGPKGRNVVLDKSFGAPRITKDGVTVAKEIELDDKFENMGAQMVREVASKSADAAGDGTTTATVLAQAIVKEGAKSVAAGMNPMDLKRGIDLAVEAVVADLQKNSKKVTSNDEIAQVGTISANGDAEIGKFLADAMKKVGNEGVITVEEAKSLETELDVVEGMQFDRGYISPYFVTNADKMRVEMDDAYILINEKKLSSLNELLPLLEAVVQTGKPLVIVAEDVEGEALATLVVNRLRGGLKVAAVKAPGFGDRRKAMLQDIAILTGGQAISEDLGIKLENVTLNMLGRAKKVMIDKENTTIVNGAGKKADIEARVAQIKAQIEETTSDYDREKLQERLAKLAGGVAVIRVGGATEVEVKERKDRVDDAMHATRAAVEEGIVPGGGVALLRASEQLKGLRTKNDDQKTGVEIVRKALSAPARQIAINAGEDGSVIVGKVLENKAYAYGFDSQTGEYADLVKKGIIDPTKVVRTAIQNAASVAALLITTEAMVAELPKKGGAGPAMPPGGGMGGMDF, encoded by the coding sequence ATGGCAGCCAAAGAAGTCAAATTCTCGGTTGAAGCGCGCGACAAGATGCTGCGCGGCGTCGACGTTCTCGCCAACGCGGTGAAGGTCACGCTCGGTCCGAAGGGCCGCAACGTCGTGCTCGACAAGTCGTTCGGCGCTCCCCGCATCACCAAGGACGGCGTCACCGTCGCCAAGGAGATCGAGCTCGACGACAAGTTCGAGAACATGGGCGCCCAGATGGTGCGCGAAGTCGCCTCCAAGTCCGCTGACGCGGCCGGCGACGGCACCACCACCGCCACCGTGCTCGCCCAGGCGATCGTGAAGGAAGGCGCCAAGTCGGTCGCCGCCGGCATGAACCCGATGGACCTCAAGCGCGGTATCGACCTCGCGGTCGAAGCCGTCGTTGCGGACCTCCAAAAGAACTCCAAGAAGGTCACCTCGAACGACGAGATCGCCCAGGTCGGCACCATCTCGGCCAACGGTGACGCGGAGATCGGCAAGTTCCTCGCCGACGCCATGAAGAAGGTCGGCAACGAGGGTGTCATCACCGTCGAGGAAGCCAAGTCGCTCGAGACCGAGCTCGACGTCGTCGAGGGCATGCAGTTCGACCGCGGCTACATCTCGCCCTACTTCGTCACCAACGCCGACAAGATGCGCGTTGAAATGGACGACGCCTACATCCTCATCAACGAGAAGAAGCTCTCCTCGCTGAACGAGCTGCTCCCGCTGCTCGAGGCCGTGGTGCAGACCGGCAAGCCGCTGGTCATCGTCGCCGAGGACGTCGAAGGCGAAGCCCTCGCCACCCTGGTCGTGAACCGCCTCCGTGGCGGCCTGAAGGTCGCGGCCGTCAAGGCTCCGGGCTTCGGCGATCGCCGCAAGGCCATGCTGCAGGACATCGCGATCCTGACCGGCGGCCAGGCGATCTCGGAAGATCTCGGCATCAAGCTCGAGAACGTCACGCTCAACATGCTCGGTCGCGCCAAGAAGGTGATGATCGACAAGGAGAACACCACGATCGTCAACGGCGCCGGCAAGAAGGCCGACATCGAGGCGCGCGTGGCCCAGATCAAGGCGCAGATCGAGGAGACCACCTCGGACTACGACCGTGAGAAGCTCCAGGAGCGTCTTGCCAAGCTCGCGGGCGGCGTCGCGGTGATCCGCGTCGGCGGCGCGACCGAGGTCGAGGTGAAGGAGCGCAAGGATCGCGTTGATGACGCGATGCATGCGACCCGCGCGGCTGTCGAGGAAGGCATCGTCCCGGGCGGCGGCGTCGCCCTGCTCCGTGCTTCCGAGCAGCTCAAGGGCCTGCGCACCAAGAACGACGACCAGAAGACCGGCGTCGAGATCGTGCGCAAGGCGCTGTCGGCTCCCGCTCGCCAGATCGCGATCAACGCCGGTGAAGACGGCTCGGTGATCGTCGGCAAGGTGCTGGAGAACAAGGCGTACGCCTACGGCTTCGACTCCCAGACCGGCGAATACGCCGACCTCGTCAAGAAGGGCATCATCGACCCGACCAAGGTGGTCCGTACCGCGATCCAGAACGCAGCCTCGGTTGCGGCCCTGCTGATCACCACGGAAGCCATGGTCGCCGAGCTGCCCAAGAAGGGCGGCGCCGGTCCGGCGATGCCCCCCGGCGGCGGCATGGGCGGCATGGACTTCTAA
- the lepB gene encoding signal peptidase I, whose protein sequence is MTALSQTIRPSKAQSREWKAIVVLILLIPVLWSPPFLFRFFLYQPFNIPSGSMAPTLMIGDYVFASKFAYGYGPYSFPFASSLITHRVFAAEPERGDVVVFRTPKDTSVDYVKRVVGLPGDRIQMRQGQLVLNDKPVNRVPLKEVDGEAACGTDDAKAKSWLETLPNSRPHGPSYTTYDCIENGYYDNTNVYTVPPGHFFVLGDNRDNSTDSRVMATIGFIPMDNLVGRVTRIIWSLDDDGEPRFERMGKVR, encoded by the coding sequence ATGACCGCTCTCTCGCAAACCATCCGGCCGTCGAAGGCGCAATCGCGGGAATGGAAGGCGATCGTCGTCCTGATCCTGTTGATCCCGGTGCTGTGGTCGCCGCCGTTCCTGTTTCGCTTCTTCCTGTACCAGCCGTTCAACATCCCTTCGGGTTCGATGGCACCGACGCTGATGATCGGCGACTATGTCTTCGCCTCGAAGTTCGCTTATGGATACGGACCCTATTCGTTTCCGTTCGCATCCTCGCTGATCACGCACCGCGTCTTCGCCGCGGAGCCCGAGCGTGGGGACGTCGTGGTATTCCGGACGCCCAAGGACACATCGGTCGATTACGTCAAGCGCGTGGTCGGACTGCCCGGCGACCGCATCCAGATGCGGCAGGGGCAACTTGTCCTCAACGACAAGCCGGTGAATCGCGTGCCGCTGAAAGAGGTGGACGGCGAAGCCGCCTGCGGCACCGACGACGCGAAGGCCAAAAGCTGGCTTGAGACGCTGCCGAACAGTAGGCCCCACGGCCCGTCCTACACCACCTACGACTGCATCGAGAACGGCTATTACGACAACACCAACGTCTACACGGTCCCGCCGGGCCACTTCTTCGTGCTCGGCGACAATCGCGACAACTCCACCGACAGCCGCGTGATGGCGACGATCGGCTTCATCCCCATGGACAATCTCGTAGGCCGAGTGACGCGGATCATCTGGTCGCTCGACGATGACGGCGAGCCGCGCTTCGAGCGGATGGGGAAGGTGCGGTGA